In Primulina eburnea isolate SZY01 chromosome 14, ASM2296580v1, whole genome shotgun sequence, the following proteins share a genomic window:
- the LOC140811815 gene encoding scarecrow-like protein 21 isoform X2, which yields MDSNYIGFSATGADFSSYPNLFRSNSPFSIHSDTDTLSTYKGNLKQQSSTENFYESTPSSNSSPYYEEYRQQSRASSFCHQDNLLVCSSGLVSLHGANHNQYIRRALLELESNLMGPGDDEEVATSEPFLGENKRSQAPFQGSRGWNHESPGPSLNNSDSFSSSSEEQNMESHYKAMENFVRQGFPPNNLKQLLVQCATALSNNKLNEFEKLVPYARASVSITGDPIQRVGAYMLEGLIARKELSGTNIYRSLKCNEPDSKDLMSYMHILYEICPYLKFGYMAANGAIAEACKNENQIHIIDFQIAQGTQWMTLLQALAARPCGAPHVRITGIDDPVSKLARGDSLALVGRRLAAISEKFSIPVEFHAVPVFAPDITRDMLDVRPGEALVVNFPLQLHHTPDESVDVSNPRDGLLRMVKSLSPKVVTLVEQESNTNTAHFLQRFVEALDYYSAMFESIDVTMPRGSKERINVEEHCLARDIVNIIACEGKDRVERHELLGKWSLRFTMAGFRAFPLSSYVNSVIRGLLRCYSENYTLVEKDGAMLLGWKDRNLVSASAWH from the coding sequence ATGGACTCTAATTATATTGGATTCAGTGCTACTGGTGCAGATTTTTCCTCTTATCCAAATCTGTTCAGATCTAACTCGCCTTTCTCTATCCATTCTGACACTGATACACTCAGCACGTACAAGGGTAATCTAAAGCAGCAAAGTTCAACTGAGAATTTTTACGAATCCACCCCTTCTTCCAATTCTTCCCCGTATTACGAAGAGTACCGCCAACAGTCGAGGGCCTCTTCCTTCTGCCATCAGGATAACCTATTAGTTTGTTCCAGCGGACTTGTCTCTCTTCATGGTGCTAATCACAATCAGTACATAAGGCGTGCTTTATTGGAGTTGGAGAGTAATCTTATGGGTCCCGGTGACGACGAGGAAGTGGCAACATCAGAACCGTTTTTAGGGGAAAATAAGAGATCTCAGGCACCTTTCCAAGGGTCACGAGGCTGGAACCATGAATCCCCGGGGCCTTCTTTAAATAATTCTGATTCATTTAGCAGCTCAAGTGAGGAACAAAACATGGAGAGTCACTACAAGGCAATGGAAAACTTTGTGCGGCAAGGTTTCCCTCCTAATAACCTCAAACAACTACTGGTTCAATGTGCAACAGCACTTTCCAATAATAAGTTGAATGAATTCGAAAAGTTGGTACCCTATGCTCGTGCATCCGTATCTATCACTGGAGATCCGATTCAGCGTGTTGGTGCATACATGCTTGAAGGATTAATAGCAAGGAAAGAGCTGTCTGGCACTAACATTTACCGGTCCTTGAAGTGCAACGAGCCAGATAGCAAAGACTTGATGTCATACATGCACATTCTGTATGAAATATGCCCGTATTTGAAGTTTGGTTATATGGCTGCAAATGGGGCCATTGCTGAGGCATGTAAAAATGAGAACCAAATCCACATCATAGATTTCCAGATTGCACAAGGGACTCAATGGATGACTCTGTTACAAGCACTTGCAGCAAGACCTTGTGGTGCCCCACATGTTCGAATTACTGGGATTGATGATCCTGTTTCAAAACTCGCTCGTGGAGACAGTCTTGCATTAGTAGGAAGACGTTTGGCAGCAATTTCTGAGAAATTCAGCATCCCTGTTGAATTTCATGCCGTTCCAGTTTTTGCTCCTGATATTACAAGGGATATGCTTGATGTTCGACCGGGTGAGGCGCTGGTGGTGAACTTTCCACTGCAGCTTCACCACACCCCGGACGAGAGTGTCGACGTGTCGAATCCAAGGGATGGGCTTCTAAGAATGGTTAAATCGCTTTCTCCGAAAGTAGTCACTTTAGTGGAACAAGAATCGAACACAAACActgcccattttcttcagaGATTCGTTGAAGCTTTAGACTATTATTCAGCCATGTTTGAGTCGATAGATGTTACAATGCCTCGGGGCAGTAAAGAGCGCATCAACGTGGAGGAACACTGTTTGGCTAGAGATATAGTGAACATCATAGCTTGTGAAGGGAAGGATAGAGTGGAGAGACACGAGCTCCTTGGCAAATGGAGTCTGAGGTTCACGATGGCTGGTTTTCGAGCATTCCCTTTAAGTTCTTACGTGAATTCTGTGATCCGGGGTTTACTGCGCTGCTACTCGGAGAATTACACCTTGGTGGAGAAAGATGGAGCTATGTTGTTGGGATGGAAGGACAGGAATCTGGTTTCAGCTTCAGCTTGGCATTGA
- the LOC140811815 gene encoding scarecrow-like protein 21 isoform X1: MERSSSRLRVAWDVETNPSVLPSKLPTIAVTIKFMRVSSPHRLPYRIAIYALILLFPTTHYFIHTLQQLLSNKKKQSFDLPSAKKASATGADFSSYPNLFRSNSPFSIHSDTDTLSTYKGNLKQQSSTENFYESTPSSNSSPYYEEYRQQSRASSFCHQDNLLVCSSGLVSLHGANHNQYIRRALLELESNLMGPGDDEEVATSEPFLGENKRSQAPFQGSRGWNHESPGPSLNNSDSFSSSSEEQNMESHYKAMENFVRQGFPPNNLKQLLVQCATALSNNKLNEFEKLVPYARASVSITGDPIQRVGAYMLEGLIARKELSGTNIYRSLKCNEPDSKDLMSYMHILYEICPYLKFGYMAANGAIAEACKNENQIHIIDFQIAQGTQWMTLLQALAARPCGAPHVRITGIDDPVSKLARGDSLALVGRRLAAISEKFSIPVEFHAVPVFAPDITRDMLDVRPGEALVVNFPLQLHHTPDESVDVSNPRDGLLRMVKSLSPKVVTLVEQESNTNTAHFLQRFVEALDYYSAMFESIDVTMPRGSKERINVEEHCLARDIVNIIACEGKDRVERHELLGKWSLRFTMAGFRAFPLSSYVNSVIRGLLRCYSENYTLVEKDGAMLLGWKDRNLVSASAWH; this comes from the exons ATGGAACGTTCTTCGTCGCGTCTACGCGTGGCTTGGGACGTGGAGACTAACCCGTCAGTGCTGCCGTCAAAACTCCCCACGATTGCCGTCACCATCAAATTTATGAGAGTTTCCTCCCCCCACCGTCTCCCTTATCGGATTGCTATTTATGCACTGATTCTCTTGTTTCCTACCACACATTATTTCATTCATACGCTCCAACAATTATTATCGAACAAAAAAAAACAGTCATTTGACTTACCATCTGCGAAGAAAGCCAG TGCTACTGGTGCAGATTTTTCCTCTTATCCAAATCTGTTCAGATCTAACTCGCCTTTCTCTATCCATTCTGACACTGATACACTCAGCACGTACAAGGGTAATCTAAAGCAGCAAAGTTCAACTGAGAATTTTTACGAATCCACCCCTTCTTCCAATTCTTCCCCGTATTACGAAGAGTACCGCCAACAGTCGAGGGCCTCTTCCTTCTGCCATCAGGATAACCTATTAGTTTGTTCCAGCGGACTTGTCTCTCTTCATGGTGCTAATCACAATCAGTACATAAGGCGTGCTTTATTGGAGTTGGAGAGTAATCTTATGGGTCCCGGTGACGACGAGGAAGTGGCAACATCAGAACCGTTTTTAGGGGAAAATAAGAGATCTCAGGCACCTTTCCAAGGGTCACGAGGCTGGAACCATGAATCCCCGGGGCCTTCTTTAAATAATTCTGATTCATTTAGCAGCTCAAGTGAGGAACAAAACATGGAGAGTCACTACAAGGCAATGGAAAACTTTGTGCGGCAAGGTTTCCCTCCTAATAACCTCAAACAACTACTGGTTCAATGTGCAACAGCACTTTCCAATAATAAGTTGAATGAATTCGAAAAGTTGGTACCCTATGCTCGTGCATCCGTATCTATCACTGGAGATCCGATTCAGCGTGTTGGTGCATACATGCTTGAAGGATTAATAGCAAGGAAAGAGCTGTCTGGCACTAACATTTACCGGTCCTTGAAGTGCAACGAGCCAGATAGCAAAGACTTGATGTCATACATGCACATTCTGTATGAAATATGCCCGTATTTGAAGTTTGGTTATATGGCTGCAAATGGGGCCATTGCTGAGGCATGTAAAAATGAGAACCAAATCCACATCATAGATTTCCAGATTGCACAAGGGACTCAATGGATGACTCTGTTACAAGCACTTGCAGCAAGACCTTGTGGTGCCCCACATGTTCGAATTACTGGGATTGATGATCCTGTTTCAAAACTCGCTCGTGGAGACAGTCTTGCATTAGTAGGAAGACGTTTGGCAGCAATTTCTGAGAAATTCAGCATCCCTGTTGAATTTCATGCCGTTCCAGTTTTTGCTCCTGATATTACAAGGGATATGCTTGATGTTCGACCGGGTGAGGCGCTGGTGGTGAACTTTCCACTGCAGCTTCACCACACCCCGGACGAGAGTGTCGACGTGTCGAATCCAAGGGATGGGCTTCTAAGAATGGTTAAATCGCTTTCTCCGAAAGTAGTCACTTTAGTGGAACAAGAATCGAACACAAACActgcccattttcttcagaGATTCGTTGAAGCTTTAGACTATTATTCAGCCATGTTTGAGTCGATAGATGTTACAATGCCTCGGGGCAGTAAAGAGCGCATCAACGTGGAGGAACACTGTTTGGCTAGAGATATAGTGAACATCATAGCTTGTGAAGGGAAGGATAGAGTGGAGAGACACGAGCTCCTTGGCAAATGGAGTCTGAGGTTCACGATGGCTGGTTTTCGAGCATTCCCTTTAAGTTCTTACGTGAATTCTGTGATCCGGGGTTTACTGCGCTGCTACTCGGAGAATTACACCTTGGTGGAGAAAGATGGAGCTATGTTGTTGGGATGGAAGGACAGGAATCTGGTTTCAGCTTCAGCTTGGCATTGA